One window of the Runella slithyformis DSM 19594 genome contains the following:
- a CDS encoding 5'-nucleotidase C-terminal domain-containing protein, with protein MRKNLLLIALFAFSLTACTRYFVAKPVQLRAIAVSDTSAAPTGLLSEQIASYLQPYHDSLEARMTAVLVKSPRRLTKGVPESELGNLMADMLREMGQERLGKPVDVAITNNGGIRTDFPAGNVTLGNVYEVMPFDNELVAITLSGPTMQKVIEYLAQRKEPQSGLKLVIDKATNKPLEVSIGGKPLDLNKTYTLITSDYMAVSSDMAAIVKTNQGFEVLHYLMRDAIADYLRRKGQQNQELDPKKDGRTSVQ; from the coding sequence ATGAGAAAAAATTTACTGCTGATTGCGCTGTTTGCTTTTTCGTTGACTGCCTGTACCCGTTATTTTGTTGCCAAGCCCGTACAACTCCGCGCCATTGCTGTCAGTGATACGTCGGCTGCTCCGACCGGGCTGCTGTCAGAACAGATTGCTTCGTATCTCCAACCTTATCACGATAGTTTGGAAGCCCGCATGACGGCGGTGTTGGTAAAATCGCCGCGCAGACTTACCAAAGGCGTTCCTGAATCGGAGTTGGGAAATCTGATGGCGGATATGCTTCGGGAAATGGGACAGGAGCGCTTGGGAAAACCTGTAGACGTGGCCATTACCAACAACGGAGGTATTCGTACTGACTTTCCGGCGGGCAATGTGACATTGGGCAACGTATACGAAGTAATGCCTTTTGACAATGAATTGGTGGCCATCACGCTGTCCGGCCCAACCATGCAAAAGGTCATTGAGTATCTGGCCCAACGTAAAGAGCCGCAATCGGGTCTGAAATTGGTCATCGACAAAGCAACCAATAAACCGCTGGAGGTCTCCATCGGTGGCAAACCGCTTGATCTTAACAAAACCTATACCCTTATCACCAGTGACTACATGGCCGTAAGCAGCGATATGGCGGCCATCGTCAAAACCAATCAGGGATTTGAGGTGCTGCATTATCTGATGCGCGATGCCATTGCCGACTATTTGCGGCGAAAAGGCCAACAAAATCAGGAACTTGACCCCAAAAAGGACGGGCGGACCAGCGTACAATAA